ACCTTTATAATCGAGAAATGGCTCGGTAGTATTACCGGAAGAAAACCCCACTACCAAGCCATCTTTCATCTATATCTTACGAAAGGCCGTAGTCAGCCTACTGCCCGATGCCGTAAATATACGGAGCGATGATCAACGAAACGATCGACATCAACTTGATCAGAATGTTCATCGAGGGGCCGGAAGTGTCCTTGAATGGGTCGCCGACGGTGTCACCGGTGACTGAGGCTTTGTGCGGCTCACTCTTCTTGTAGAACATCTCGCCGTTAATTTCGACTCCCTTCTCGAAGGACTTCTTAGCATTATCCCATGCACCGCCAGCATTGTTTTGGAACATACCCATAAGTACTCCTGAAACAGTCACGCCCGCGAGCAACCCGCCAAGAACTTCAGGGCCAAACGTGAACCCTACAATCACAGGCGTTACGAGCGCAATGGCTCCCGGCATCAACATTTCGCGGATCGAAGCCTTGGTCGAGATTTCCACACATTTCTCATATTCCGGCTGTGCCTTATATTCCATAATTCCCGGAATGTCGCGAAACTGACGACGGACTTCCTGAACCATGTCCATTGCTGCTTTGCCAACGGCCTGGATACACAACGCCGAAAAGATGAACGGTATCATTCCGCCAACGAAGAGACCGGCAAGCACATTTGCTTTGTAAATATCGATGCGGTCGATGCCTGCGATCCCAACAAAGGCAGCGAATAGAGCAAGTGCTGTTAGGGCCGCTGACGCTATCGCGAATCCCTTCCCGGTTGCTGCAGTTGTGTTGCCAACAGCGTCCAGGATGTCGGTGCGTTCACGGACCTCGGCGGGGAGTTGGCTCATTTCCGCAATGCCGCCGGCATTGTCGGCTATCGGGCCAAAGGCGTCGATGGCGAGCTGCATTGCGGTCGTGGACATCATACCCGCGGCCGCGATGGCAACGCCATACAGCCCTGCGAAATAGTATGAGGTAATGATACCGCCGGCGAGGGTCAGGATCGGGATAACGGTCGACTTCATCCCTACCGATAGTCCGGCTATGATGTTCGTGGCATGACCTGTCGACGATTGCCGCACGATCGACATCACTGGCTTTTTGCCCATCGCGGTGTAATATTCGGTGACGTAGCTCATGATCGCACCGACCACCGTCCCGACGACGATCGCGTAGAACACATCCATTTTGTCGAACGAATTCGACCTAAGCGTGATCTGGCCTTCCGGCAGCAGCCACATTACCGCAAAATAGGCGGCGATCACCGTCAGCACGATCGATGACCAATTGCCGAGGTTGAGTGCGTTCTGAACATTCCCCTTGTCATCACTGATGCGAACGAAAAATGTCCCGACTATCGAGAAGATCAGCCCGAGGCCGCAGATGACCATCGGCAGCAGGATAGGCGACATGCCGCCGAACGCGTCGCGGACGAGTATCTCCTGACCCAGGACCATCGTTGCGAGGATCGTTGCGACATACGATCCGAAAAGGTCGGCGCCCATGCCCGCCACATCGCCGACGTTATCGCCGACGTTATCGGCGATCGTTGCCGGGTTACGGACGTCGTCTTCCGGAATTCCGGCTTCGACCTTGCCGACGAGGTCGGCCCCGACGTCAGCTGCCTTGGTGTAAATACCGCCGCCGACGCGTGAGAATAGTGCGATCGATTCGGCACCGAGCGAGAAGCCGGTCAAAACCTCGATCGCGGTCCTCACCTGGTTCGCACCGAGATCCGAGAATGTCGCAAGAAAAACGATGAACAATCCGCCGAGGCCGAAGACCGCAAGGCTTGCAACCCCGAGGCCCATCACGGTTCCGCCGGTGAATGAGACCTTCAATGCCTGCCTCAGGCTTGTGCGTGCGGCCTGTGTCGTCCGAACGTTGGCCTTGGTGGCGACGCGCATGCCGATGTAGCCGGCCGTCGCCGAAAAAACGGCTCCGATGATAAAGGCGACGGCGATCAGCCAATGGGAGTGTATCTGCCGCCCATTGACCTCATGGATGGTTCCCGAATAGGCCAGCAATGCGGCGGTGATGACGACAAAGATGCTGAGGACGCGCCATTCGGCTTTCAGAAACGCCATCGCGCCGTCTGCAATATGCTTGGCAAGGTCCTGCATATTCTGGTCGCCGGCGTCCTGCTTGCCGACCCAGGCGGATTTATACGCCATCACCAGCAATCCGATGACCCCGAAAGCGGGCACTAAATAGATCACGTAATCGTTCATATTGTTTTGTTGCGGACGGCCTGCAGAGAGATATCGGCGAAAGAGCCTTACTTCCTTCGGGTCGAACCGCCTTGATCAAAATGTCTTATGGATTCGAATAAACTCCGTTGAATATCAAAACTAATGATTATCGAACAAACGCCGCCTTTTAACAAACGTCGCGAGCGAAATTTCGGCGGTCAACACGGCGCCATTCGGCACCCGGCCGCGATATCCGGCAGGCGCGGGCGTAATGCTCAGCGGCAGCCGGAGCGTGACGGGCTCGATGCGGAGTTGGGCGGGAATCGAAAGATAAAGGCAGGATAAACGGGCCGGAAAAACGCGAACATTTACAAACCGGACGGATCGGCCAAAGCCGCCGGGCCGCCAATCGAGGCGGTGGGGGCGCTTCTTGCAGGGAGCAAGAAAATGCTTGACGCAAACCCAACGACCGTGTTATCAATGAAACATCCGTGCGAGAATGGCACGCGAAAGATGATGCAGCTTGACAGACAATGCGAGAAATTCATGGGCGGGCCGACGCTTGCCTACACCGAGCGGGTCCACGTGACGATCAGCCCGAAGGGCGCGATCTTCCTGAACCAAAAGGCACACAAGATGATGGGCCGCCCGCTCGCCGTCTATCTTTATTACAACCGGCCAAAGGACACGATAATCCTCGAACCGACCGACGCGATCACGGCGAATGCCGCGTTTCTCGTTCGCGACGACGGCCTCTCGACCGGCAGGCGGATCTATGCAAACCCTTTCTGTAAACATTTCGGCATCCGGATCAGCAAGACCCAGCGCTTCATCGAGCCGACCGTCGATGCCGTCTCTCGAATGTACCTGAAACTCTCCGAGACCGTCTCGGTCGCCACCGGCCCGCGAAAGAAAAAGTATCAAAAGTAAGATTTAAGGCGTGACATTATAGTACCGTATACAGTACCATTCTTTTTAGGCGGATTGCATAGACATAAATATGACAATTTCCGAAATTATCGCGGAGCTTGAGGTTCAAAAGGCCAGTACGAGGTTCTCCAAACTAATGCGAATATGCGAAGAGTTTTTCGGAAAGCCAAGAATGAAGGGCAGCCATCATATTTTCAAGATGCCCTGGCCGGGCGATCCGAGATTGAATATTCAATCCGACAAGGGCAAGGCGAAACCTTATCAGGTTGAACAGGTCATCGCGGCGTTAAATAAACTGGACAGAGAGAGTTGAGGTAGTAAGTATGACAAGGGCAAAAGCATTAAGATCTAACAATAAAGCGGAAGAATATAGCTATACAGTTGCGTGGTCTGAGGAAGACGATGCCTTTATTGGGTGGGTGGCCGAGTTTCCGTCTCTTGCGGCGCACGGCGGCACGCAGGAAAAGGCATTGCGCGAGATCCGCAGCGTCGTCGGATTTGTGATCGAAGACCTGATCGCCGAGAATGAACCGATCCCCGAACCGCTTGGCCGCCGCAGCTACAGCGGAAAGCTAAATGTGCGAATGTCAAAAGAGCTCCATCGCCGCCTCGCGCTCGAATCCTCTGTCCAGGGCGTTTCGCTCAACACTTTGATCAACACAAAACTTGCCCGTTCGTAGGCTCTCTGTCGGCCAAATGTATCTGATACTCTCCGAGACCGTCTCGGTCGCCACCGGCCCGCGAAAAAAAGGTCAGAACCGTGAGCGATAGCGACTTGGTTCTTTGGTCCGAAGCGAAAACCATCATTTTAAGAAGCGCAATTGCTACGAAAGTGCGATCGCAGCGAGCAGCACTACGTGGGCAAACATATGAGCGATGACGGCGGATTCGAGGCCGCGTTTCCAATATAGAAAGCCTGCAGCAATGCCGAATATCGAGTTTGCAGTGATGACATAGATAGTCAATGCTGCGGTCAGGCCGCCGCTCAATGCAGAGGCGATCGGCAAATGCCCGGCTCCGAACAAGATCGCCGAAGCCACGATAGAGACAACGAACCAGACGGAGCTCGGCGAACCCTTACCTCGGTCGAAGGCCTTCCAAAGAGCACAGACAATCAGCGTCATCATGCCCCATCGAAGCAATATCTCTTCCGTGACGCCGCCGTATAGAAAACGCGTGATCGGCGGCATCATTTTGTTGAATGCGTCAGCACGAGCGATAAATTCGTCGGACAGGAACGGAGTTGCCAACAGCCAGCACGTGGTTATCGCCATACCTGCCAAGATTCCCCCAAAAATGCCGGGAATGATCTGCGGCCGCAGTGCGGGAAAAAATGGCCTTCGCTCTGCAAGAGCTTCTGTGGCAGGCGCATGCAAACCTGCCTTTGGCGCAAGCCACATCCCGGCCAACACTGCCAGCGTCACCAATACACCCGGTTGGATAACGGCCAGCAGCCTGATCACGCTCATCGGGATGTCAGGCTGCGACATACCTTCAGCTTCCGGAAGCATCTTTATCAATGCCGAAATATCGACAAGCAAAAACGACAGAACGCCCGTAAAGCCTGCAATCCAAAGTAAAAGAAAAAGACGAAGTCTTGGAGACATTAGCTTTGCCTGAATTCAGTATACATCCCCCGTCGTACGTTCAGTTATTGCCATCAGAATTCATTTTGGGTTTTTTTGATCGACAAAAATGCGGTTCGGCAAAGCATCCATTTCCCTTTGCCGGCATCTCAAAACAAAGAAGCCAAGAATCTGAATGATCGTTAGCTAGAAAGATATAAAAACGAAACGAGGTGATCCTATGAAAGGCACGGGAAGTTTCAGCCTTACGGTGGTAGTGTGTCTATGCATCGCAGTTGTATCAGCTTTCGCCCAGACGGCGTATCGCGTATCGGCTCCTTACACGTATGAGAATCTCACGATATTTCTCATCCACGGAGCTGACACGAGCAGCAACAAGAATCTGATCACGCTGCAAGAAGCGATGGAGATGAAAGTATTCAAGGTCTATGAAACTGATGACGTTAACGAGCTGATCGTTGAGAATATCTCGCCGATATACGACGTTTTTATCCAATCCGGCGATATCGTCAAAGGTGGCAAGCAGGATCGTGTGCTCGCGATCAGCATAATCGTTCCGCGAAATTCGGGCAGAGTCTCTATCGAAGCTTTTTGCGTCGAAGCCGAAAGATGGGAGGGCCGCGGCAACGAAAGTAAGAAGGAATTTTCCTCGTCCGAAGAGCGCATTGTTTCAAGGGAATTGAAGATCGCTACACAGGGAAAGGTAGGCGATCCCGGATCAGGAAGCGGCACAGGTTCCGGCGATGGCCAAGGCTCGGCAACAGGATCAGGATCGGCTGGTGCACCGGGTCCTGCACCGGTGTCCGGCGCTGTTAGAGGTACATCAACGGCTTCGGAGGTTGTTACCGTCGCAGGACGAGGTGATCAGACTGCTGTTTGGAATGAGGTTGCGAACTCGCAAAAGAATCTTTCGGTCAATGTAACGGCGGATATTACCGTAAATGCCTCTTCGTCAAGTCTCCAGCTTGCGCTCGAGAACAAGAAGCTAAAAAAGGCGACGGAAGTGTTTGTTAAGAAGTTTGACGGCCTTGCAAAAGGCAAGAGCGACGTCATCGGCTATGCATTCGCGATAAATGGAAAAATAAACAGCGCCGATATTTACGTCTCGAATCACCTATTTG
The DNA window shown above is from Chloracidobacterium sp. and carries:
- a CDS encoding sodium-translocating pyrophosphatase is translated as MNDYVIYLVPAFGVIGLLVMAYKSAWVGKQDAGDQNMQDLAKHIADGAMAFLKAEWRVLSIFVVITAALLAYSGTIHEVNGRQIHSHWLIAVAFIIGAVFSATAGYIGMRVATKANVRTTQAARTSLRQALKVSFTGGTVMGLGVASLAVFGLGGLFIVFLATFSDLGANQVRTAIEVLTGFSLGAESIALFSRVGGGIYTKAADVGADLVGKVEAGIPEDDVRNPATIADNVGDNVGDVAGMGADLFGSYVATILATMVLGQEILVRDAFGGMSPILLPMVICGLGLIFSIVGTFFVRISDDKGNVQNALNLGNWSSIVLTVIAAYFAVMWLLPEGQITLRSNSFDKMDVFYAIVVGTVVGAIMSYVTEYYTAMGKKPVMSIVRQSSTGHATNIIAGLSVGMKSTVIPILTLAGGIITSYYFAGLYGVAIAAAGMMSTTAMQLAIDAFGPIADNAGGIAEMSQLPAEVRERTDILDAVGNTTAATGKGFAIASAALTALALFAAFVGIAGIDRIDIYKANVLAGLFVGGMIPFIFSALCIQAVGKAAMDMVQEVRRQFRDIPGIMEYKAQPEYEKCVEISTKASIREMLMPGAIALVTPVIVGFTFGPEVLGGLLAGVTVSGVLMGMFQNNAGGAWDNAKKSFEKGVEINGEMFYKKSEPHKASVTGDTVGDPFKDTSGPSMNILIKLMSIVSLIIAPYIYGIGQ
- a CDS encoding toxin HicA, which gives rise to MTISEIIAELEVQKASTRFSKLMRICEEFFGKPRMKGSHHIFKMPWPGDPRLNIQSDKGKAKPYQVEQVIAALNKLDRES
- a CDS encoding type II toxin-antitoxin system HicB family antitoxin, with the translated sequence MTRAKALRSNNKAEEYSYTVAWSEEDDAFIGWVAEFPSLAAHGGTQEKALREIRSVVGFVIEDLIAENEPIPEPLGRRSYSGKLNVRMSKELHRRLALESSVQGVSLNTLINTKLARS
- a CDS encoding CPBP family intramembrane metalloprotease — encoded protein: MSPRLRLFLLLWIAGFTGVLSFLLVDISALIKMLPEAEGMSQPDIPMSVIRLLAVIQPGVLVTLAVLAGMWLAPKAGLHAPATEALAERRPFFPALRPQIIPGIFGGILAGMAITTCWLLATPFLSDEFIARADAFNKMMPPITRFLYGGVTEEILLRWGMMTLIVCALWKAFDRGKGSPSSVWFVVSIVASAILFGAGHLPIASALSGGLTAALTIYVITANSIFGIAAGFLYWKRGLESAVIAHMFAHVVLLAAIALS